A region from the Variovorax paradoxus genome encodes:
- the dsr1 gene encoding anti-phage defense-associated sirtuin Dsr1 has product MQFVRHGPDIPERLLQAHEDGRVVFFCGAGISYPARLPGFSGLVERLYQALSFTPNLVQQSAIKAGQFDTAIGLLEADVVGGRGRVRSELATILTPNLTAPNAMATHEALLTLAHNREGRTRLITTNFDRLFEEVKTAKSLSFPDFKAPLLPVPKTRWDGLVYLHGLLPVTAAVGDLDRLVVSSGDFGLAYLTERWAARFVSELFRNFTVCFVGYSINDPVLRYMMDALAADRLLGESPPEMFAFGSYSKGKEVDRASEWKAKNVTPILYREHQHHTYLHKTLRAWANTYRDGVRGKERIVVECAIALPLASTKQDDFVGRMLWVLSDPGGLPAKRFAELDPVPSLDWLEPLSEELYRHADLGRFSVLPQTAVNDKLAYSLISRPSPYPLAPWMRIVDAGHRSSGWDAVMFQLARWLLRHLDDPKLLIWLTKRGGQLHDQLIWLIERRLDELDKLANGGNTTELDRIRANAPNAIPRSAMRTLWRLVLNGHMRSGLRELSLYRWRDQFKHYGLTASVRLALRETLAPCLSLREPFRWSGADDDDEAQDRIKNIVEWEVVLASDHVHSGLRDMPKNEQWTAALPELLSDFSALLRDALDLMRELGGVDSENDHSYVHQPSISDHSQNKDFHDWTALIELTRDAWLAAAAKSPERARIVAETWAHVAYPVFRRLALFAAAQGRVISLRQALDWLLADERRWLWSEETRRETMRLLVSLAPQLDAAMLVELEQAILSGPPRDLYRDNIEPDAWNNIVDHGVWLRLAKMIQAGATLSEAGQSRLHALSAQNPWQLATDESDEFPIWMGGGWVGDRDPWKPFTPIPRTRRGVLNYLLVHPALEDSQQDDWRKLCSEMFQATAYALCKLAQQNNWPVERWRDALQAWAEEAMRDRSWRFMAPAIVDAPDDLVQALSHGVSLWLRAVAKTFNGHEDHFLTLAQRILGLDFEDDGDTDDPVFRAINHPVGHVTQALLDWWYRQELNDGQGLPELIKPIFTELCDTQVAKFKHGRVLLSAHALSLFRVDKAWSKQHLLPLLDWNQSETEAQAAWAGFLWSPRLYRPLMEAIKPAFLDTVNHYAQLGKHNEQFATFLTFAALDPGDTFTMAQLTTAIRALPADGLRKSAQALVRALEGAGDQREDYWKNRVLPFWEKIWPKSNDQASGANAESLARLCVAASGEFPSAMAAIGNWLRVVQHPDYVIHRLQESGLSARFPEDALRLLFTILGDQPSWLSSKLRQCLEVIGQAAPDLLRDRRFMRLDEIARKFGT; this is encoded by the coding sequence ATGCAATTTGTTCGTCACGGCCCCGATATCCCCGAACGGCTTTTGCAGGCTCACGAAGACGGGCGCGTAGTGTTCTTCTGTGGCGCGGGTATTTCGTACCCCGCGCGGCTGCCCGGCTTTTCCGGTCTGGTGGAGAGGCTCTATCAAGCCCTTTCGTTCACGCCCAATCTGGTGCAGCAGTCCGCGATCAAGGCCGGGCAGTTCGACACCGCCATCGGCCTGTTGGAAGCGGATGTCGTCGGTGGCCGAGGAAGAGTGCGCAGCGAACTGGCGACCATCCTGACGCCTAACCTCACGGCCCCGAACGCGATGGCCACACACGAAGCCCTGCTGACGCTGGCGCACAACCGCGAGGGCCGCACACGACTCATCACCACCAACTTCGACCGTCTGTTCGAGGAAGTCAAGACGGCGAAATCGCTGTCGTTTCCAGACTTCAAGGCTCCTCTACTCCCCGTGCCGAAAACCCGATGGGACGGCCTGGTGTATCTACACGGGCTGTTGCCTGTTACGGCAGCGGTAGGCGATCTGGATCGGCTGGTGGTTTCCAGCGGAGACTTCGGGCTGGCCTACCTGACAGAACGCTGGGCCGCACGTTTCGTGAGCGAACTGTTTCGCAACTTCACCGTCTGCTTCGTCGGCTACAGCATCAACGATCCGGTGTTGCGCTACATGATGGATGCGTTGGCCGCCGACCGTCTGCTTGGGGAGTCTCCGCCGGAGATGTTCGCTTTCGGCAGCTATTCCAAAGGTAAGGAGGTGGATCGCGCCAGCGAGTGGAAGGCGAAGAACGTCACTCCCATTCTCTATCGCGAGCACCAGCATCACACCTATTTACACAAGACCCTGCGCGCTTGGGCCAACACTTACCGCGACGGCGTACGCGGCAAGGAACGTATCGTCGTCGAATGCGCAATCGCCCTCCCATTGGCGAGCACGAAGCAGGACGACTTCGTCGGGCGGATGTTGTGGGTGTTGAGCGATCCGGGCGGCTTGCCCGCAAAGCGGTTCGCGGAACTCGACCCCGTACCGTCGCTGGACTGGCTGGAGCCGCTGAGTGAGGAACTCTATCGCCATGCCGACCTGGGACGATTCAGTGTGTTGCCCCAAACTGCGGTGAACGACAAGCTTGCCTACAGCTTGATCAGCAGGCCCAGCCCATACCCGCTCGCGCCGTGGATGAGGATTGTCGACGCTGGGCATCGCAGCAGCGGCTGGGATGCGGTGATGTTCCAACTTGCCCGTTGGCTGCTCCGTCACCTCGACGACCCAAAGCTGTTGATCTGGCTGACCAAGCGCGGTGGTCAATTGCACGACCAATTGATCTGGTTGATCGAACGCCGTCTCGACGAACTGGACAAGCTCGCAAACGGCGGTAACACCACCGAATTGGATCGCATTCGAGCGAATGCACCCAATGCCATTCCCCGTTCCGCGATGCGAACGCTCTGGCGCTTGGTGCTCAACGGGCATATGAGATCCGGGCTGCGTGAACTAAGCCTCTACCGTTGGCGCGATCAATTCAAGCACTATGGATTGACCGCTAGCGTGCGCTTGGCTCTTCGCGAAACTTTGGCACCTTGCCTGTCATTGCGCGAGCCGTTCCGCTGGTCTGGCGCGGACGATGACGACGAAGCGCAGGATCGCATCAAGAACATTGTGGAGTGGGAAGTTGTGCTGGCATCGGATCACGTCCATTCCGGCCTGCGCGACATGCCCAAGAATGAACAGTGGACCGCGGCACTGCCGGAACTGCTGAGCGACTTCAGCGCGTTGCTGCGCGACGCGCTCGACTTGATGCGTGAGCTTGGCGGTGTGGATAGCGAGAACGATCATTCGTATGTCCATCAACCTTCGATTTCAGATCACTCACAGAACAAGGACTTCCACGACTGGACGGCGTTGATCGAACTGACCCGCGATGCGTGGTTGGCCGCCGCCGCGAAGTCGCCGGAACGAGCGCGCATCGTGGCCGAGACTTGGGCGCACGTGGCGTATCCGGTATTTCGACGCCTCGCGCTGTTTGCCGCCGCACAGGGGCGTGTCATTTCGCTTCGGCAAGCTCTCGACTGGCTGTTGGCGGATGAGCGGCGGTGGCTCTGGTCGGAGGAGACCAGACGCGAAACCATGCGCCTGCTGGTTTCTTTGGCACCGCAACTGGATGCAGCGATGCTGGTCGAACTGGAGCAGGCCATTCTGTCCGGGCCGCCCCGCGATCTGTACCGCGACAATATCGAGCCCGATGCTTGGAACAACATCGTTGATCACGGCGTATGGCTGCGGCTTGCGAAAATGATCCAAGCAGGCGCAACCCTCAGCGAAGCGGGACAGTCACGGCTCCATGCCCTCTCAGCACAGAACCCGTGGCAGCTTGCAACGGATGAGAGTGACGAATTTCCCATCTGGATGGGAGGCGGTTGGGTCGGTGACCGCGATCCGTGGAAGCCATTTACTCCTATTCCGCGCACACGGCGTGGTGTTCTGAACTATCTGTTAGTGCATCCCGCTTTGGAAGACTCGCAGCAGGATGACTGGCGCAAGCTGTGTTCGGAGATGTTTCAGGCAACGGCCTACGCGTTATGCAAGCTCGCGCAGCAGAACAATTGGCCGGTCGAACGCTGGCGCGATGCGCTGCAAGCCTGGGCAGAAGAAGCGATGCGTGACCGTTCATGGCGATTCATGGCTCCAGCTATCGTCGATGCCCCTGATGACTTGGTGCAAGCCCTGTCCCATGGCGTCAGTTTGTGGCTACGAGCTGTGGCGAAAACCTTCAACGGCCATGAAGACCACTTCCTGACGCTTGCTCAGCGCATCTTGGGCTTGGATTTCGAGGACGATGGCGATACTGACGATCCGGTCTTCCGCGCCATCAATCATCCCGTCGGCCATGTGACGCAGGCATTGCTGGACTGGTGGTATCGCCAAGAACTAAACGACGGACAAGGGCTGCCAGAACTCATCAAGCCCATCTTCACGGAGCTTTGCGATACGCAGGTCGCCAAGTTCAAGCACGGGCGGGTATTGCTGTCGGCCCATGCCCTCTCGTTGTTCAGGGTGGACAAGGCTTGGTCGAAGCAGCACCTTCTGCCACTGCTTGACTGGAATCAGTCCGAGACCGAAGCACAGGCAGCGTGGGCAGGCTTCCTTTGGTCACCAAGGCTGTATCGCCCGTTGATGGAAGCGATCAAGCCCGCCTTTCTCGACACGGTGAATCACTATGCGCAATTGGGCAAGCACAATGAGCAGTTCGCGACGTTCCTAACGTTCGCAGCGCTCGATCCCGGCGACACTTTCACCATGGCGCAACTGACCACTGCCATCCGCGCACTTCCTGCTGACGGTCTGCGCAAATCAGCTCAAGCCTTGGTGCGGGCGCTCGAAGGCGCAGGCGACCAGCGCGAAGACTACTGGAAGAATCGGGTCTTGCCGTTTTGGGAAAAGATCTGGCCGAAATCCAACGATCAGGCATCGGGCGCTAACGCCGAATCGCTGGCTCGCCTTTGTGTCGCGGCAAGCGGTGAATTTCCATCAGCGATGGCGGCGATTGGAAACTGGTTGCGCGTGGTTCAGCATCCCGACTACGTGATTCATAGATTGCAGGAATCCGGGCTATCCGCCCGTTTCCCAGAAGACGCACTGCGGTTGCTATTTACCATCTTGGGCGACCAGCCATCGTGGCTATCATCGAAATTGCGCCAGTGCCTTGAGGTCATCGGTCAAGCAGCGCCGGATCTTCTTCGGGATCGCAGATTTATGAGGCTGGACGAAATAGCAAGGAAATTTGGGACCTGA